Proteins from one Streptomyces sp. NBC_00390 genomic window:
- a CDS encoding Lrp/AsnC family transcriptional regulator, protein MDEIDREILRELQNDGRLSNQELAQRVGLTPSPCMRRVRQLEQDGVIQGYRAVIDPEAVERSFEVLVSIEVKRDREVVEAFEAALQEIPDIIEAYRLFGSPGCLLRIAVADLSAYERLWIEKLTALTGVTEVNSQIIMKRIKEPRGLPVFSSTASG, encoded by the coding sequence ATGGATGAGATTGACCGAGAAATCTTGCGCGAGCTCCAGAACGACGGGCGGCTGAGCAATCAGGAACTCGCCCAGCGAGTGGGCCTGACCCCCTCACCGTGCATGCGCCGCGTCCGGCAACTGGAGCAGGACGGCGTGATCCAGGGCTATCGGGCGGTCATCGACCCGGAGGCGGTCGAGAGGAGCTTCGAGGTGCTCGTCTCCATCGAGGTCAAGCGCGACCGTGAGGTGGTCGAGGCCTTCGAGGCGGCCCTCCAGGAGATCCCCGACATCATCGAGGCGTACCGGCTCTTCGGGAGCCCGGGATGCCTGCTGCGCATCGCGGTGGCGGACCTGAGCGCCTACGAGCGGCTGTGGATCGAGAAGCTGACCGCACTGACCGGTGTCACCGAGGTCAACTCCCAGATCATCATGAAGCGGATCAAGGAGCCGCGCGGTCTGCCGGTGTTCAGCTCGACAGCAAGCGGTTGA
- the sbnB gene encoding 2,3-diaminopropionate biosynthesis protein SbnB: protein MPEPLTVPPFAVISGAQVQRVLQGREKEIVELVEATYRLHSAGQSVNPPSYFLRLPDRPSSRIIALPASIGGETRVDGLKWISSFPANVTAGIPRASAVLILNDHDSGYPFACLESSIISATRTAASAASAAECLSRSRPRPTRVGFVGTGLIARYIHTFLAGTGWSFDEIGVHDLSTDSAAGFRCYLEQSGTAGRITVHDSAEELIRLSDLVVFATVAGQPHVSDLSWFAHHPLVLHVSLRDLAPVIVLASTNIVDDIEHCLKADTSTHLAEQLTGNRDFLHGTLDDVMAGRVTVPADRTVVFSPFGLGVLDLAVGKWVYDEVARAGELHVVDDFFHELSRYG, encoded by the coding sequence ATGCCCGAGCCGCTCACTGTGCCACCGTTCGCGGTGATCTCCGGTGCCCAGGTTCAGCGCGTACTGCAGGGGCGCGAGAAGGAAATCGTCGAGTTGGTCGAGGCCACCTACAGGCTGCACAGCGCCGGTCAGTCGGTGAACCCACCGTCCTACTTCCTGCGGCTGCCCGACCGCCCGTCCTCCCGGATCATCGCGCTGCCCGCCTCGATCGGCGGAGAGACGCGGGTGGACGGCCTGAAGTGGATCTCCAGCTTCCCGGCGAACGTGACGGCGGGCATCCCGAGGGCCTCGGCCGTGCTGATCCTCAACGACCACGACAGCGGCTATCCGTTCGCCTGTCTGGAAAGCTCGATCATCAGCGCCACCAGGACGGCCGCGTCGGCGGCGTCGGCGGCCGAATGCCTCAGCCGCAGCCGGCCGCGGCCGACACGCGTCGGGTTCGTCGGGACGGGCCTGATCGCCCGCTACATCCACACCTTCCTTGCCGGCACGGGCTGGTCGTTCGACGAGATCGGCGTGCACGACCTGTCCACCGACAGCGCGGCCGGCTTCCGCTGTTACCTGGAACAGTCGGGCACAGCCGGCAGGATCACCGTGCACGACAGCGCCGAGGAGCTGATCCGCCTCAGCGACCTGGTGGTCTTCGCCACCGTCGCCGGTCAGCCGCACGTCAGCGACCTGTCGTGGTTCGCACACCATCCACTGGTGCTGCACGTGTCACTGCGCGACCTCGCGCCGGTGATCGTGCTCGCCTCGACCAACATCGTCGACGACATCGAGCACTGTCTGAAGGCCGACACCTCGACGCATCTGGCCGAGCAGCTCACGGGCAACCGGGACTTCCTGCACGGCACGCTGGACGACGTGATGGCCGGACGGGTGACGGTGCCGGCGGACCGGACGGTGGTGTTCTCGCCCTTCGGTCTCGGCGTCCTCGACCTCGCCGTGGGCAAGTGGGTCTACGACGAGGTGGCCCGCGCCGGAGAGTTGCACGTCGTCGACGACTTCTTCCACGAACTGAGCCGGTACGGATGA
- a CDS encoding DUF5670 family protein yields the protein MVPLLLVLLLVLILFGAGFALDALWWIAIILLVVWVIGFFVRPSAGGGRWYRW from the coding sequence ATGGTTCCTCTGCTACTGGTTCTGCTTCTCGTGCTGATTCTTTTCGGTGCGGGTTTCGCCCTCGACGCATTGTGGTGGATCGCCATCATTCTGTTGGTCGTGTGGGTGATCGGGTTCTTCGTCAGGCCGTCGGCCGGCGGGGGCCGCTGGTATCGCTGGTAG
- a CDS encoding non-ribosomal peptide synthetase: protein METHMDSGRDFWRGVLLAGGFTPIPRWTLRPAPGVCEHEAAVPDEVVEALRRLTDEAAVPLSSILLAAHAKVLGALSGETEVVTGYVPPEGGRPLPCRLTTDPGSWRTLLLSAHQVESELLSHKDFPIGDLRRELGLTGPLFETVLDPAGAGGEPAEDTALWVGFAHHGGRLGLRLRYRTEVLDADCAARIAGYHLAALGLIAADPDAGHGRQSLLSAEELRFQLDGLAGPCRELPDLRVHELFEQRVRAHPGAVAAVHGGRQWTYQELNARANRVARALLARGLRREGVVAVVTERNLDWLAAVLAVFKAGGVYLPIEPHFPAGRIATTLSRAECALVLTERGSTTTLDRALDALPTVRTLFVDTAYEEEHGDGDPGVGVAPDQLAYIYFTSGSTGEPKGAMCEHAGLLNHLYAKIDDLGIGEGQVVAQTAPQCFDISLWQLLSALLVGGRTLLVEQEVILDVERFIDKITDGRVAVLQVVPSYLDVVLSCLEQRPRELPDLRCVSVTGEALKKELIQRWFTAEPRIQLVNAYGLTETSDDTNHEVMDRVPDGDRVPLGRPVNNVHVYVVDEHLSPVPLGAPGAIVFSGVCVGRGYVNDPERTRLAYLDDPHRAGRRLYRGGDYGRWQPEGKLEFLGRRDTQVKIRGFRVEIGEIENTLLRVPGVRDGAVVIAERAGQGKHLVAFYCAPEPLEVDVLRDGLGASLPEYMVPSAFHWREDLPLTANSKIDRKTLSALAGELDVVEADHHAPSTPAEQRIADAWEQVLGIPQHLIGRRDHFFDRGGTSLTAVKLAIALDRAVTLKDVTRHPVLADLAAVVDGRSERSGLLQSLSGPDRAQSGALLCFPCAGGNAVNFRPMARALPTGGISVYAVELPGHDVARESEPFVPMAQVAEQIVTEITRRGLTRLLLWGHSSGTALAVETARQLQERGVEVQRVFLGAQLLGDAGDRRAAIAELAERSNTEIAARLAVDSGYAELGELDAHHAEQVGAAFRHDCVSAHRYFADALDTPPTVRLSAPVTVVVAADDPSTAEFPRRYRDWQLLAEHVDLHELADGGHYFLRTRPTEAAKAVLRAADWPGSS from the coding sequence ATGGAAACGCACATGGACTCCGGCCGTGACTTCTGGCGCGGTGTGCTCCTCGCCGGCGGTTTCACCCCGATCCCCCGGTGGACGCTCCGTCCGGCGCCGGGCGTCTGCGAGCACGAGGCGGCGGTCCCGGACGAGGTGGTGGAAGCGCTGCGCCGGCTGACGGACGAGGCAGCGGTGCCGCTCAGTTCGATTCTGCTGGCCGCGCACGCGAAGGTGCTTGGCGCGCTGTCCGGCGAGACGGAGGTCGTGACCGGCTACGTTCCGCCGGAGGGCGGCCGGCCGTTGCCGTGCCGGCTGACGACGGATCCGGGCTCGTGGCGGACGCTGCTGCTGAGCGCGCACCAGGTCGAGTCGGAGCTGCTGTCGCACAAGGACTTCCCGATCGGTGATCTCCGACGCGAGCTGGGGCTGACCGGCCCGCTCTTCGAGACCGTGCTCGATCCGGCCGGTGCCGGCGGTGAGCCGGCCGAGGACACGGCTCTGTGGGTGGGGTTCGCGCACCACGGCGGCCGGCTCGGGCTGCGGCTGCGCTACCGCACCGAGGTGCTCGACGCCGACTGCGCGGCCCGTATCGCCGGCTACCACCTTGCCGCGCTGGGGCTGATCGCCGCCGACCCCGATGCCGGGCACGGGCGGCAGAGTCTGCTGTCCGCCGAGGAGTTGCGGTTCCAGCTCGACGGGCTGGCGGGCCCGTGCCGGGAGTTGCCGGACCTTCGGGTGCACGAGTTGTTCGAGCAGCGTGTGCGGGCGCATCCGGGCGCTGTCGCGGCGGTGCACGGCGGCCGGCAGTGGACGTACCAGGAGCTCAACGCCCGTGCCAATCGGGTGGCACGCGCGTTGCTGGCCCGGGGCCTGCGCCGCGAAGGGGTCGTCGCAGTGGTGACCGAGCGCAACCTGGACTGGCTGGCCGCGGTCCTGGCGGTCTTCAAGGCCGGTGGAGTGTATCTGCCCATCGAGCCGCATTTCCCGGCCGGGCGCATCGCGACCACGCTCTCCCGCGCCGAGTGCGCCCTCGTACTGACCGAACGAGGCAGCACCACCACCCTCGATCGGGCCCTCGACGCACTGCCCACGGTCCGGACACTCTTCGTCGACACGGCCTACGAGGAGGAGCACGGCGACGGTGATCCCGGCGTCGGCGTGGCGCCGGACCAACTGGCCTACATCTACTTCACCTCCGGCTCCACCGGTGAGCCCAAGGGTGCGATGTGCGAGCACGCGGGCCTGCTCAACCATCTCTACGCAAAGATCGACGACCTGGGGATCGGCGAGGGGCAGGTGGTGGCCCAGACCGCACCACAGTGCTTCGACATCTCGCTGTGGCAGCTGCTGTCGGCGCTGCTGGTCGGTGGGCGGACCCTGCTGGTCGAGCAGGAAGTGATCCTGGACGTCGAACGCTTCATCGACAAGATCACCGACGGCCGGGTGGCCGTGCTCCAGGTGGTGCCGTCGTACCTCGATGTCGTGCTCTCCTGTCTGGAGCAGCGCCCCCGCGAGCTGCCGGACCTGCGGTGTGTGTCGGTCACCGGCGAGGCGTTGAAGAAGGAGCTCATCCAGCGCTGGTTCACGGCCGAGCCCAGGATCCAGCTGGTCAACGCCTACGGGCTGACCGAGACCTCGGACGACACGAACCACGAAGTGATGGACCGGGTGCCGGACGGGGACCGGGTCCCGCTCGGGCGCCCCGTCAACAACGTGCATGTCTATGTGGTCGACGAGCACCTGTCCCCCGTTCCGCTGGGCGCCCCGGGAGCGATCGTCTTCTCCGGAGTCTGCGTCGGGCGCGGATATGTCAACGACCCCGAACGCACCCGGCTGGCCTATCTGGACGATCCGCACCGCGCGGGCCGGCGGCTCTACCGGGGCGGCGACTACGGCCGCTGGCAGCCGGAGGGGAAGCTGGAGTTCCTCGGCCGCCGGGACACCCAGGTCAAGATCCGTGGCTTCCGCGTCGAGATCGGCGAGATCGAGAACACCCTGCTGCGGGTGCCCGGTGTCCGCGACGGCGCAGTGGTGATCGCCGAGCGGGCCGGCCAAGGCAAACACCTGGTGGCCTTCTACTGCGCACCCGAGCCCCTGGAGGTCGACGTCCTCCGGGACGGACTGGGTGCCTCGCTGCCCGAGTACATGGTCCCGTCCGCCTTCCACTGGCGGGAAGACCTGCCGCTGACCGCCAACAGCAAGATCGACAGGAAGACACTGAGCGCGCTCGCCGGAGAACTCGACGTCGTCGAGGCCGACCACCACGCGCCGAGCACGCCGGCCGAACAGCGGATCGCGGACGCCTGGGAGCAGGTGCTCGGCATTCCGCAGCACCTGATCGGACGGCGGGACCACTTCTTCGACCGCGGCGGCACGTCGCTGACGGCAGTGAAGCTGGCCATTGCCCTGGACCGTGCGGTGACCCTCAAGGACGTCACCCGTCACCCGGTCCTCGCCGATCTGGCCGCAGTGGTCGACGGCAGGTCCGAGCGGTCCGGGCTGCTGCAGTCACTGTCGGGACCGGACCGGGCGCAGTCCGGTGCCCTGCTGTGCTTTCCCTGTGCCGGCGGCAACGCCGTGAACTTCCGGCCGATGGCCAGGGCTCTGCCGACCGGCGGCATATCGGTCTACGCCGTAGAGCTGCCCGGTCACGATGTGGCCCGCGAGAGCGAGCCGTTCGTGCCGATGGCACAGGTGGCCGAGCAGATCGTCACCGAGATCACCCGGCGTGGTCTGACCAGGCTCCTGCTGTGGGGTCACTCCTCGGGCACCGCACTGGCCGTGGAGACGGCCAGGCAGCTCCAGGAGCGCGGCGTAGAGGTCCAGCGGGTGTTCCTGGGAGCGCAGCTGCTCGGTGACGCCGGCGACCGGCGCGCCGCCATCGCCGAGCTGGCCGAGCGGAGCAACACGGAGATCGCCGCACGGCTGGCCGTGGACAGCGGGTACGCCGAGCTCGGTGAGCTGGATGCGCACCACGCCGAGCAGGTCGGCGCCGCCTTCCGGCACGACTGCGTGTCCGCACACCGCTATTTCGCCGACGCGCTGGATACCCCACCGACAGTGCGGCTGTCCGCGCCGGTCACCGTGGTCGTTGCCGCGGACGACCCGAGCACGGCGGAATTCCCGCGCCGGTACCGCGACTGGCAGCTCCTGGCCGAGCACGTCGACCTGCACGAGCTCGCCGACGGCGGCCACTACTTCCTGCGCACCCGTCCGACCGAGGCGGCCAAGGCAGTGCTGCGCGCCGCCGACTGGCCGGGCTCTTCCTGA
- the sbnA gene encoding 2,3-diaminopropionate biosynthesis protein SbnA, with the protein MPVISVPYAFNEEELYVDLRSIYGHPLFLKCEGFNFAGSIKLKAAIEMVETAEQEGVLTPDSILVESSSGNLGVALSTIAASKGYRFLCVTDSRCNLSTRLMMEALGSQVHIVAGQEANGGFLGARIDYIRELCASDDRYVWLSQYTNPSNWKAHYRRTAPEIAREFPGLDVLFVGAGTTGTLMGCARYFRQWHQQVRIIAVDSVGSVAFGGEPGRRMIPGLGMSIRPPLLDESYVDEVLRVEEADTIRACHYLARHGFLFGGSTGTVVSGAMGWLAEHDEREVTAVAIAPDLGDRYLDTVYQSNWLKGLYGDDVLSSDEPDTLSLAASPSAVDAVTGPAGRPHRGRGL; encoded by the coding sequence GTGCCCGTCATATCCGTCCCCTATGCCTTCAACGAGGAGGAGCTCTACGTCGACCTCCGGTCGATCTACGGCCATCCGCTCTTCCTGAAGTGTGAGGGTTTCAACTTCGCCGGCTCGATCAAGCTGAAAGCCGCGATCGAGATGGTGGAGACCGCTGAACAGGAGGGAGTCCTGACGCCGGATTCGATCCTGGTCGAATCGTCGTCCGGAAACCTCGGTGTGGCGCTGAGCACGATCGCGGCGAGCAAGGGCTACCGGTTCCTGTGCGTGACGGACTCTCGCTGCAACCTGTCGACCAGGTTGATGATGGAGGCACTGGGCAGCCAGGTGCACATCGTCGCCGGTCAGGAGGCCAACGGCGGTTTCCTCGGAGCGCGGATCGACTACATCCGCGAGCTGTGTGCCTCCGACGACCGGTACGTGTGGCTCAGCCAGTACACCAATCCGAGCAACTGGAAGGCGCACTACCGCAGGACGGCGCCGGAGATCGCCCGCGAATTCCCGGGACTGGACGTGCTGTTCGTCGGAGCCGGAACCACCGGGACCCTGATGGGCTGCGCGCGCTACTTCCGGCAGTGGCACCAGCAGGTGCGGATCATCGCCGTGGACAGCGTCGGCTCGGTGGCGTTCGGCGGTGAGCCGGGCCGCCGGATGATTCCGGGCCTCGGCATGAGTATCCGGCCGCCACTGCTCGACGAGTCCTACGTGGATGAGGTGCTGCGCGTCGAGGAGGCGGACACCATCCGTGCCTGCCACTATCTGGCCCGGCACGGTTTCCTGTTCGGCGGCTCCACCGGGACGGTGGTCAGCGGCGCGATGGGCTGGCTGGCCGAGCACGACGAGCGTGAAGTCACCGCGGTGGCCATCGCGCCGGACCTCGGCGATCGGTATCTCGACACCGTCTACCAGTCGAACTGGCTGAAGGGCCTGTACGGCGACGATGTGCTCAGCTCCGACGAGCCGGACACCCTCTCCCTGGCGGCCTCCCCCTCCGCCGTCGACGCGGTCACCGGGCCGGCCGGCCGGCCACATCGTGGACGCGGGTTGTGA
- a CDS encoding TauD/TfdA family dioxygenase, with amino-acid sequence MPSSLPTSLLDVESQPGKPPMLRVEATADAATWVGEQREALRAVVAGRGSVLVRGLELRDAAEFGAVLQRLATAPMAEKEAFAPRKAYSDGVYSSSTWPPNQPMCMHHELSYRLEFPGLMLFACLSAPTEGGATAVADSPTVLEALPDELTKRFAREGWMLTRSYNDEIGASLAEAFGTEDRGAIEDYCRANAIEYEWQPDGGLHTRQRRSAVVRHPVTGRRCWFNQIAFLNEWTMAPEVREYLVDVYGADGLPFNTRFGEGDPIGEDVVQLINKVYEDCTAREPWQAGDLLFVDNIRTAHSREPFEGPREVLVAMAEAVRLTDCSPNGTAG; translated from the coding sequence ATGCCGTCCTCACTGCCGACATCACTGCTCGATGTGGAGTCACAACCCGGCAAACCTCCCATGCTGCGGGTCGAGGCCACGGCCGACGCGGCAACCTGGGTGGGCGAGCAGCGTGAAGCCCTGCGCGCCGTCGTCGCCGGGCGCGGCTCGGTCCTGGTCCGTGGCCTGGAGCTGCGCGACGCGGCCGAGTTCGGTGCCGTTCTTCAGCGGCTGGCCACCGCTCCGATGGCCGAGAAGGAGGCCTTCGCCCCCCGTAAGGCCTACTCCGACGGCGTGTACTCCTCGTCGACGTGGCCGCCGAACCAGCCGATGTGCATGCATCACGAACTGAGCTACCGGCTCGAGTTCCCCGGCCTGATGCTGTTCGCGTGCCTCAGTGCGCCCACCGAGGGCGGAGCCACCGCGGTGGCCGACTCACCGACCGTACTCGAGGCGCTGCCCGACGAGTTGACCAAGCGGTTCGCGCGGGAGGGCTGGATGCTCACCCGCAGCTACAACGACGAGATCGGTGCGTCCTTGGCCGAAGCGTTCGGCACCGAGGACCGGGGGGCCATCGAGGACTACTGCCGCGCCAACGCGATCGAGTACGAATGGCAGCCCGACGGTGGACTGCACACCAGGCAGCGCCGCAGCGCCGTCGTGCGACACCCGGTCACCGGCCGGCGCTGCTGGTTCAACCAGATCGCGTTCCTCAACGAGTGGACGATGGCCCCCGAGGTGCGCGAGTACCTGGTGGACGTCTACGGCGCCGACGGACTGCCGTTCAACACCCGCTTCGGCGAAGGCGACCCCATCGGCGAGGACGTCGTGCAACTGATCAACAAGGTCTACGAGGACTGCACCGCACGCGAGCCGTGGCAGGCCGGCGACCTGCTGTTCGTCGACAACATCCGCACCGCGCACAGCAGGGAGCCCTTCGAAGGGCCGCGCGAGGTGCTGGTCGCGATGGCCGAGGCGGTGCGCCTGACCGACTGCTCGCCGAACGGCACCGCAGGGTGA
- a CDS encoding Pls/PosA family non-ribosomal peptide synthetase: MEENSVEVLTPGPDESAITKRRYTGPKTGIEREFADVLADVVCIEQVPVDGHFFDDLGANSLVMAQFCARVRKRGDLPSVSMKDIYRNPTIRSLATAFEDAAPTPVETPVPLSTEAVAPASTLRYALCGTLQLLIFVGYCYLSGIVVARGYEWVSAGSGVTDIYLRSVVFGGIGFVGLCTFPIVAKWILIGRWKPRDFPVWGLTYLRFWTVKALVHANPMIFFVGNPLYVLYLRALGARIGKGVTILSRTIPVCTDLLTIGAGTVIRKEAFLLCYRAHAGRIQTGPVTLGRDVFIGEKTVLDIDTSMGDGAQLGHASSLHSGQVVPDGQHWHGSPAQSTEVDYVRVAPARCGTLRRAGYGLVTVLQVLLLYVPLTVGGLYMLLAVFPALVNVPGLDAMGITTPQLFTDALVLSLALFLGFGIVGLAVLLTVPRLLNLLIKPDKAYPLYGFHYSVHRAIARMTNIKFFKWLFGDSSYIVHYLRGLGYDLSQVEQTGSNFGTEVQHETPYLSHVGSGTMIADGLSIINADFSSTSFCVSQASIGPRNFLGNNIAYPSRAKTGDNCLLATKVMVPLDGEVREGVGLLGSPCFEIPRSVERDSRFDHLRGGATLRDHLAAKNRYNIRTMGAFLFVRWLHLFVLTLLGLAAVELYGALGQMMIAASLALALVFTALYYVLVERVITAFRALRPQLCSIYDPNFWLHERLWKVPVEYFNVFNGTPFKNMIWRLLGVRLGSRVFDDGCMLTERTLIAIADGCTLNAGSKIQCHSQEDGTFKSDHTTLGSGCTLGVGAHVHYGVTMGDGAVLAPDSFLMKGEEIPPHASWGGNPASELRQALGHPVTPVREQHCGAREQRGGSDGNAHGLRP, translated from the coding sequence ATGGAGGAAAATTCCGTCGAAGTCTTGACGCCCGGGCCGGATGAATCTGCAATCACCAAACGCAGATACACCGGCCCGAAGACCGGCATCGAAAGAGAATTCGCCGATGTGCTGGCTGATGTCGTGTGCATCGAGCAGGTGCCGGTCGACGGCCACTTCTTCGATGACCTCGGCGCCAACTCGCTGGTGATGGCCCAATTCTGTGCACGGGTCAGGAAGCGGGGGGACCTGCCGTCGGTGTCGATGAAGGACATCTACCGGAACCCGACGATCCGTAGCCTGGCAACGGCCTTCGAGGATGCCGCGCCCACCCCCGTCGAGACGCCGGTCCCGCTGTCGACCGAGGCAGTGGCACCGGCAAGCACACTGCGGTACGCCCTCTGCGGAACACTGCAGTTGCTGATTTTCGTCGGATACTGCTACCTCTCCGGAATTGTCGTCGCCCGAGGCTACGAGTGGGTCTCCGCCGGCTCAGGTGTCACCGACATCTACCTCCGCTCCGTCGTCTTCGGCGGCATCGGCTTCGTCGGCCTGTGCACGTTTCCGATCGTGGCCAAATGGATCCTCATCGGCCGGTGGAAGCCCCGCGACTTCCCGGTCTGGGGTCTGACCTATCTGCGCTTCTGGACCGTCAAGGCACTGGTCCACGCCAACCCGATGATCTTCTTCGTCGGAAATCCGCTGTACGTGCTGTACCTGCGGGCACTCGGCGCGCGGATCGGCAAGGGGGTCACGATCCTCTCCCGAACCATTCCGGTCTGCACCGACCTGCTCACGATCGGCGCCGGTACCGTGATCCGTAAGGAAGCGTTCCTTCTCTGTTACCGGGCGCACGCCGGGCGTATCCAGACCGGCCCGGTCACCCTCGGCAGGGACGTGTTCATCGGCGAGAAGACCGTGCTCGACATCGACACGTCGATGGGCGACGGAGCGCAGCTCGGCCACGCGTCGTCGCTGCACAGCGGCCAGGTGGTCCCCGACGGCCAGCACTGGCACGGATCCCCGGCGCAGAGCACGGAGGTCGACTACGTGAGGGTCGCGCCGGCGCGCTGCGGCACGCTGCGCCGGGCCGGCTACGGCCTCGTCACCGTGCTCCAGGTGCTCCTGCTGTACGTGCCCCTGACCGTCGGCGGCCTGTACATGCTGCTGGCCGTGTTCCCTGCTCTGGTCAACGTGCCGGGCCTCGACGCGATGGGGATCACCACGCCGCAGCTCTTCACCGACGCGCTGGTCCTTTCCCTCGCGCTCTTCCTCGGCTTCGGCATCGTGGGCCTCGCCGTACTGCTCACCGTTCCCCGCCTGCTGAACCTGCTGATCAAGCCGGACAAGGCCTATCCGCTGTACGGCTTTCACTACTCCGTGCACCGGGCGATCGCACGCATGACGAACATCAAGTTCTTCAAATGGCTCTTCGGCGACAGCTCCTACATCGTCCACTATCTGCGCGGCCTCGGTTACGACCTGTCCCAGGTCGAGCAGACCGGGTCCAACTTCGGCACGGAAGTGCAGCACGAGACGCCGTACCTGAGCCATGTCGGCAGCGGAACGATGATCGCCGACGGGCTCTCGATCATCAACGCCGACTTCTCGAGCACATCCTTTTGCGTGTCCCAGGCATCGATCGGGCCGCGCAACTTCCTCGGGAACAACATCGCCTATCCTTCGCGGGCCAAGACGGGTGACAACTGCCTCCTCGCGACCAAGGTGATGGTTCCGCTGGACGGCGAGGTCCGCGAGGGGGTGGGCCTGCTCGGCTCGCCCTGCTTCGAGATTCCCCGGTCGGTGGAGCGCGACAGCCGGTTCGACCATCTGCGGGGCGGGGCCACCCTGCGCGACCACCTCGCCGCGAAGAACCGCTACAACATCCGCACGATGGGTGCGTTCCTGTTCGTGCGGTGGCTGCACCTGTTCGTGCTCACGCTCCTCGGCCTCGCGGCCGTCGAGCTGTACGGCGCTCTCGGACAGATGATGATCGCCGCGTCCCTGGCCCTCGCCCTCGTGTTCACCGCGCTCTACTACGTACTGGTGGAACGCGTCATCACGGCATTCCGTGCACTGCGACCGCAGTTGTGTTCCATCTACGACCCGAACTTCTGGTTGCACGAGCGCCTTTGGAAGGTGCCCGTCGAGTACTTCAACGTCTTCAACGGCACCCCCTTCAAGAACATGATCTGGCGGTTGCTGGGTGTCCGGCTCGGCAGCAGGGTCTTCGACGACGGCTGCATGCTGACCGAGCGGACGCTCATCGCCATCGCGGACGGCTGCACGCTCAATGCGGGGAGCAAGATCCAGTGCCACTCGCAGGAGGACGGCACCTTCAAGTCCGACCACACCACGCTCGGCAGCGGCTGCACCCTCGGTGTCGGCGCTCACGTCCACTACGGCGTGACGATGGGCGACGGCGCCGTGCTCGCGCCTGACTCCTTCCTCATGAAGGGCGAGGAGATTCCCCCGCACGCGTCGTGGGGAGGAAACCCGGCCTCGGAGCTGCGACAAGCCCTCGGTCACCCCGTGACGCCGGTGCGCGAACAGCACTGTGGAGCCCGTGAGCAGAGGGGAGGATCCGATGGAAACGCACATGGACTCCGGCCGTGA
- a CDS encoding asparaginase: protein MGRIVVISTGGTIASRWQGAGFAADARGQEVMATAAVPEGVTIEVVDLFSVNSPRLTTAHQLTLLHTVHEVLTDPGVDGIVVTHGTDTLEESAFLVDLHHDDPRPVVFTGAQLPLDAADGDGPGNLHDALLTAATTRGLGVLVAFDGKVHQARGTIKTQTLAPDAFGDPSGARIGNVGFGRVSVLRHPQRPAGLALPGMPGTLPRVDMVMHHADADPLLLNAAVDAGARGIVLVATGSGNATPEIAEAVASATARGVLVALTTRVPSGPVAEIYTYGGAVDLVAAGAVPTGTLRAGQARIAVLTALLAATDLQERDRVLRHALGEALPTGADPAVELVEA from the coding sequence GTGGGACGGATCGTCGTCATCAGCACCGGCGGGACGATAGCCAGCCGCTGGCAGGGGGCGGGCTTTGCCGCTGACGCGCGCGGCCAGGAGGTCATGGCGACCGCCGCGGTGCCCGAGGGCGTCACCATCGAGGTCGTCGACCTGTTCAGCGTGAACAGCCCCCGCCTCACCACCGCCCATCAGCTCACCCTGCTGCACACGGTGCACGAGGTGCTCACCGACCCGGGCGTGGACGGCATCGTCGTCACCCACGGCACCGACACCCTGGAGGAGTCTGCGTTCCTGGTCGACCTGCACCATGACGACCCCCGCCCGGTGGTCTTCACCGGCGCCCAGCTTCCGCTCGACGCGGCCGACGGCGACGGGCCGGGCAACCTTCACGACGCGCTGCTGACCGCCGCCACGACGCGCGGTCTCGGCGTACTCGTCGCCTTCGACGGCAAGGTGCACCAGGCCCGCGGCACCATCAAGACGCAGACCCTTGCCCCCGACGCCTTCGGCGACCCGTCCGGCGCCCGTATCGGGAACGTCGGATTCGGCCGGGTCTCCGTCCTGCGGCATCCCCAGCGCCCCGCCGGGCTGGCGCTGCCGGGGATGCCCGGCACCCTGCCCCGTGTCGACATGGTCATGCACCACGCCGACGCCGACCCGCTGCTGCTGAACGCGGCCGTGGACGCCGGGGCCCGGGGAATCGTCCTGGTGGCCACCGGCTCGGGCAACGCGACGCCCGAGATCGCCGAGGCCGTCGCCTCCGCGACCGCCCGCGGTGTGCTCGTCGCCCTGACGACCCGGGTCCCGTCCGGACCGGTCGCCGAGATCTACACCTACGGCGGTGCGGTCGACCTCGTGGCCGCGGGAGCCGTGCCGACGGGCACGCTGCGCGCCGGTCAGGCCCGGATCGCCGTGCTCACCGCCCTGCTCGCCGCGACCGACCTGCAGGAACGGGACCGGGTACTGCGGCACGCGCTCGGTGAGGCCCTGCCCACCGGCGCGGACCCGGCCGTAGAGCTCGTCGAGGCATAG